The Pyrus communis chromosome 2, drPyrComm1.1, whole genome shotgun sequence genome includes a window with the following:
- the LOC137725532 gene encoding large ribosomal subunit protein uL2x, with amino-acid sequence MGRVIRAQRKGAGSVFKSHTHHRKGPARFRSLDFGERNGYLKGVVTEIIHDPGRGAPLARVSFRHPFRYKKQNELFVAAEGIYTGQFIYCGKKANLVVGNVLPLRSIPEGAVVCNVEHHVGDRGTLARASGDYAVVISHNPDNDTSRIKLPSGAKKIVPSGCRAMIGQVAGGGRTEKPMLKAGNAYHKFRVKRNCWPKVRGVAMNPVEHPHGGGNHQHIGHASTVRRDAPPGQKVGLIAARRTGRLRGQAAANISKADK; translated from the exons ATGGGGAGGGTCATCCGAGCTCAGCGTAAGGGTGCGGGTTCCGTGTTCAAGTCTCACACCCACCACCGAAAGGGTCCGGCGCGCTTCCGTAGCCTCGACTTCGGCGAGCGCAACGGCTACCTCAAGGGTGTAGTCACCGAGATCATCCACGATCCGGGTCGCGGTGCCCCGTTGGCCCGCGTCAGCTTCCGCCATCCGTTCAGGTACAAGAAGCAGAACGAGCTCTTCGTCGCCGCCGAGGGAATCTACACCGGTCAGTTCATCTACTGTGGGAAGAAGGCCAATTTGGTGGTCGGAAATGTGTTGCCTCTCAGATCGATCCCGGAGGGAGCCGTCGTCTGTAACGTCGAGCACCATGTTGGGGACCGCGGAACCCTCGCTAGGGCGTCTGGTGATTACGCCGTTGTTATCAGCCACAATCCTGACAACGATACTTCCAG GATCAAATTGCCATCTGGTGCCAAGAAGATTGTTCCCAGCGGATGCCGTGCGATGATTGGGCAGGTAGCAGGTGGAGGAAGAACAGAAAAGCCAATGCTCAAGGCTGGCAATGCTTACCACAAGTTCAGAGTGAAGAGGAACTGCTGGCCCAAGGTTCGTGGTGTGGCTATGAACCCGGTCGAGCATCCTCACGGAGGAGGTAATCACCAGCATATTGGACATGCTAGCACAGTCAGGCGTGACGCTCCTCCTGGGCAGAAGGTTGGTCTCATTGCCGCTAGGAGGACTGGTCGTCTCAGAGGACAAGCTGCTGCCAACATATCTAAGGCAGACAAGTGA